In Fimbriiglobus ruber, a genomic segment contains:
- a CDS encoding HEAT repeat domain-containing protein, which produces MTWVRSTAWTVSATFLVAAASAAQQPVPPATQQPGVTVPPAASTVPGAAPPAAGAGQPPMPASGLPSMKEPEWPSTFQGRGMSEWLADLSSPDPSTREKAVRIIPVFSPESRKIAIKPLIARIKGDTDPSVRANAILALGYIQLEQKEDIHAAAVALQDILVRTVPGSVHRLYAAKTLSRFGSEGHAALQSLYGIIDDPAWETRQAAAAAIGRVGAPLIDEKAPPGAPPKRPASQLAMAKLVHMLKDTSNIVRMEAATSLLLIGPPFVVEKGDNPNALTEYEKAVQPLLDGPGGLIARLKVEKDPTVKVWIMMVSISYDDRLIDETITKIAAYAGAPEAATRIQALMALGLLGPRAKAALPQIRDSLQQKEPVVVANAISCLTLLGDEAKPAIPDLEKLKAETKIDPLKELASKAIDSIRTAKKVVDPAPAAPPAPKNGPAKRP; this is translated from the coding sequence ATGACCTGGGTTCGATCCACCGCGTGGACCGTCTCGGCTACCTTCTTGGTCGCCGCCGCGTCCGCCGCACAACAGCCCGTCCCGCCCGCAACTCAACAGCCAGGGGTGACAGTCCCCCCGGCAGCTTCCACGGTTCCCGGTGCGGCTCCGCCCGCCGCGGGTGCCGGGCAACCCCCCATGCCGGCGTCCGGTCTGCCGAGCATGAAAGAGCCCGAGTGGCCGAGCACCTTCCAGGGCCGCGGCATGTCCGAGTGGCTCGCCGATTTGTCCAGCCCGGACCCGTCCACCCGGGAAAAAGCCGTCAGGATCATTCCGGTTTTCTCCCCGGAATCCCGCAAGATCGCGATCAAGCCGCTGATCGCGCGGATCAAAGGCGACACTGATCCCAGTGTCCGGGCGAACGCCATCCTCGCCCTCGGGTACATCCAGCTCGAGCAGAAAGAAGATATTCACGCGGCCGCCGTGGCACTCCAGGATATTCTCGTGAGAACCGTGCCGGGCAGCGTCCACCGGCTGTACGCGGCCAAGACGCTGTCACGGTTCGGATCGGAGGGGCACGCGGCTCTCCAATCGCTCTACGGCATCATCGACGACCCGGCGTGGGAGACCCGCCAGGCGGCGGCCGCCGCGATCGGCCGGGTCGGGGCCCCGTTGATCGACGAGAAGGCTCCCCCCGGCGCGCCGCCCAAGCGGCCGGCGAGTCAGCTGGCGATGGCCAAACTCGTCCACATGCTCAAAGACACCAGCAACATCGTCCGGATGGAAGCCGCCACGTCCTTGTTGCTCATCGGGCCGCCGTTCGTGGTCGAGAAGGGAGACAACCCTAACGCCCTGACCGAATACGAGAAGGCGGTCCAGCCGCTGCTCGACGGTCCGGGCGGTCTCATCGCACGCTTGAAGGTGGAGAAAGACCCGACGGTCAAGGTCTGGATCATGATGGTCAGCATCTCGTATGACGACCGGCTGATCGACGAGACGATCACCAAGATCGCGGCCTACGCCGGCGCCCCGGAAGCGGCGACCCGGATTCAGGCCCTGATGGCGCTGGGCCTGCTCGGGCCGCGGGCCAAGGCCGCTCTCCCGCAAATCCGCGACTCCCTCCAACAGAAGGAACCGGTCGTGGTGGCGAACGCCATCTCGTGTCTGACGTTGCTGGGCGACGAGGCGAAGCCCGCCATTCCGGACCTGGAGAAACTCAAGGCCGAAACGAAGATCGATCCCCTCAAGGAACTCGCGTCGAAAGCCATCGATTCGATCCGGACGGCGAAGAAGGTGGTCGACCCGGCCCCGGCGGCTCCCCCGGCTCCGAAAAACGGCCCCGCGAAGAGGCCATAG
- a CDS encoding ADP-ribosylglycohydrolase family protein: MLGAIVGDVIGSVHERAGTKTKTFPLFTPESRFTDDTVLTLAVADTLLHGRDYVDSFHEYFAAYPDAGYGGTFYMWALSRRRESYQSYGNGSAMRVSPVAYVGTTLEEVLAGAEKSAAVTHDHVEGIRGAQATAAAIFLARTGGTKEQIRRYIETQFDYFLDETLDELRPTYPFDASCQRSVPQSIIAFLESTDYEDAVRNAISLGGDADTMACIAGAIAEPFYGGVPDAIAGPALATLDDRLRGVVATFRERFGSGNRRS, encoded by the coding sequence ATGCTTGGCGCAATTGTGGGCGACGTAATCGGGTCGGTCCACGAACGAGCCGGAACAAAGACCAAGACCTTCCCACTCTTCACGCCCGAGAGCCGATTCACCGACGACACCGTTCTCACCCTTGCTGTCGCCGACACTTTGCTGCACGGGCGCGATTACGTGGACTCGTTTCACGAATACTTCGCGGCGTATCCGGACGCCGGCTACGGCGGCACTTTCTACATGTGGGCTCTCTCCCGCCGTCGGGAATCGTACCAGAGCTACGGCAACGGGTCCGCCATGCGGGTCAGTCCCGTCGCCTACGTCGGGACGACGCTGGAAGAGGTGTTGGCCGGGGCCGAGAAGAGTGCGGCGGTGACCCACGACCATGTCGAGGGAATCCGTGGGGCCCAGGCGACGGCCGCCGCGATTTTCCTCGCCCGCACCGGCGGCACGAAGGAGCAGATCCGCCGGTACATCGAGACCCAATTCGACTACTTTCTGGACGAAACGCTGGACGAACTCCGCCCGACGTACCCGTTCGACGCTTCCTGCCAGCGATCGGTGCCGCAGTCGATCATCGCCTTCCTGGAATCGACCGACTACGAAGACGCCGTGCGCAACGCGATCTCACTGGGCGGCGATGCCGACACGATGGCCTGCATCGCCGGCGCGATCGCGGAACCGTTCTACGGTGGCGTGCCGGACGCCATCGCGGGACCGGCCCTCGCCACATTGGACGACCGCCTGCGGGGCGTCGTCGCTACATTCCGCGAGCGGTTTGGTTCGGGTAACCGCAGATCGTGA
- a CDS encoding M24 family metallopeptidase: MFDLASVQAAIRDQGLDGWLLYDFRGLNVLAARVAGTTDGHRSRRWAYFIPKTGAPKKLVHRIESAGLDHLPGGDKTVYLKWQEFEAGIGHLLAGAKRVAMEYSPRNGNPYISRVDAGTVELVRDLGAEVVSSGDLIQLFEATWDDAQWASHQEAAKHTDAAYGVAWAFIGDEIRKHGFVTETAVQARIMKHFADHGLTTDHPPIVGEGPHSGDPHYAPSAATDSRIVPGSFVLIDLWAKMDKPRAVYSDLTRVGFVGDQVPAKINEVFHVVIAARDAAIDRVKRAFAAGEPLQGWQVDAACREVIEKAGYGAYFVHRTGHNIGQETHGNGCHMDGLETREERRVMRRTCFSIEPGIYLPEFGVRSEINIYVDKDGGVHVTGGALQTEIRRVLV, encoded by the coding sequence GTGTTCGACCTCGCAAGTGTGCAAGCCGCGATCCGCGACCAGGGCCTCGACGGCTGGCTGCTGTACGATTTCCGCGGGCTGAACGTCCTCGCCGCGCGGGTCGCCGGGACGACCGACGGACACCGGTCGCGGCGGTGGGCGTACTTCATCCCCAAGACCGGCGCGCCCAAGAAACTCGTCCACCGCATCGAGTCGGCCGGGCTCGACCACCTGCCGGGCGGCGACAAGACCGTTTACCTCAAGTGGCAGGAATTCGAAGCCGGCATCGGCCACCTGCTGGCCGGCGCGAAGCGGGTGGCGATGGAGTACAGCCCGCGGAACGGCAACCCGTACATCTCGCGGGTGGACGCCGGGACGGTCGAACTCGTCCGCGACCTCGGCGCCGAAGTGGTGTCGTCCGGCGACCTGATCCAGCTCTTCGAGGCGACCTGGGACGACGCGCAGTGGGCGTCCCACCAGGAAGCCGCGAAGCACACCGACGCGGCTTACGGCGTCGCGTGGGCGTTCATCGGGGACGAGATCCGGAAGCACGGGTTCGTGACCGAAACGGCCGTCCAGGCCCGGATCATGAAACACTTCGCCGACCACGGTCTGACCACCGACCACCCGCCGATCGTGGGCGAGGGCCCGCACTCAGGCGACCCGCACTACGCTCCGTCCGCCGCCACGGATTCGCGGATCGTGCCGGGCAGTTTCGTCCTCATCGACCTGTGGGCGAAAATGGACAAGCCCCGTGCCGTTTATTCGGACCTGACGCGGGTCGGGTTTGTCGGGGATCAAGTCCCAGCCAAGATTAACGAAGTGTTCCACGTCGTCATCGCCGCCCGGGACGCGGCCATCGATCGGGTGAAGCGGGCGTTCGCCGCGGGCGAACCGCTCCAGGGGTGGCAGGTGGACGCGGCGTGCCGGGAGGTGATCGAGAAGGCCGGGTACGGCGCGTACTTCGTCCACCGGACCGGCCACAACATCGGCCAGGAGACGCACGGCAACGGCTGCCACATGGACGGCCTCGAAACCCGCGAAGAGCGCCGCGTGATGCGCCGGACGTGTTTCAGCATCGAGCCGGGGATTTACCTGCCCGAGTTCGGCGTCCGTAGCGAGATCAACATTTACGTGGACAAGGACGGCGGCGTCCACGTCACCGGCGGCGCGCTCCAGACGGAGATCCGGCGGGTGTTGGTGTGA
- a CDS encoding putative toxin-antitoxin system toxin component, PIN family has translation MTPPGAVFDAVTFVQALANPAGPAAACWERVRAGELVHYTSGDTLAELADVVSRPKLVKKLRIAPEIARTFLESVRAQSTLVTDVPVRFRYDRDPKDEPLVNLALASEARYLVTWDKDLLDLSQDENAAGEALKAQAPDLTILTPPDLLRILRTTDPSSGLSENAQ, from the coding sequence ATGACACCGCCGGGCGCCGTGTTCGATGCCGTCACTTTCGTTCAGGCACTTGCCAACCCGGCTGGCCCCGCCGCCGCTTGTTGGGAGCGGGTCCGGGCCGGCGAACTGGTACACTATACCAGCGGAGACACGCTCGCGGAATTGGCCGATGTGGTGTCGCGACCGAAACTGGTGAAGAAACTCCGCATCGCCCCCGAAATCGCCCGTACCTTCCTGGAGTCGGTTCGAGCCCAATCGACGCTCGTGACCGACGTGCCGGTCCGGTTCCGGTACGACCGGGATCCGAAAGACGAACCGCTCGTGAACCTCGCACTTGCCAGTGAGGCGAGGTATCTGGTGACATGGGACAAAGACCTACTCGACTTGTCGCAGGACGAGAACGCGGCCGGCGAAGCTCTCAAGGCGCAAGCCCCAGACCTGACCATCCTGACCCCGCCCGACTTGTTGCGAATCCTTCGGACCACCGACCCATCTTCCGGGCTATCGGAAAACGCGCAATAG
- a CDS encoding sulfatase — MSRAAFALIVALFVATAAPAPAAGKPNVVLVVIDDLGQRDLGCYGSTYYRTPNLDALAKQGVRFTDAYASCPVCSPTRVSLLTGKYPQRVGITDWLPGQADRPIHKLSRPKLPAELPLTEVTLAEALKAAGYATAHVGKWHLGGEGFGPKEQGFDLNIAGDHTGTPISYFAPFRNKQRFMPGLEVAPDGEYLTDRLTAEAIKFIEANKDRPFFLYLPHYAVHTPLRGKKELVEKYKARGHGSQGNPVYAAMVESMDESVGRVLKALDDLKLADNTCVIFTSDNGGLATLEGMPAASTFNGPLREGKGYLYEGGVRVPLIVRGPGVGKAGSATDTVTSSIDVFPTVLDVCGVKSDAKPDGLSLTTVLKGDARTLARDAIYWHYPHYANQGSKPGGAVRAGDYKLVEYYENGRRELFNVKQDLSESRNLSADKPDVVKDLAAKLAAWRTEVGAKMPTPNPDYHPNPQAADGTVTLHARSAEVHGVMLRYEPLPHKDTLGFWVNPKDFATWEFELSKPGTFTVEVLQGCGKGSGGSEVEVSSGDAKFTFVVKETGGFQTFEAREVGTLAFDKPGRHTLTVTPVKKPGAAVMDVRQVVLKPGK; from the coding sequence ATGTCACGCGCCGCATTCGCTCTCATCGTTGCCTTGTTTGTGGCGACCGCCGCCCCCGCGCCGGCCGCGGGCAAGCCGAACGTCGTCCTCGTGGTGATCGACGACCTCGGCCAACGCGACCTCGGTTGTTACGGCAGCACGTACTATCGCACGCCGAACCTGGACGCGCTGGCGAAGCAGGGCGTGCGGTTCACCGACGCTTACGCATCCTGCCCGGTCTGCTCGCCCACCCGCGTTTCTCTGCTCACCGGAAAATACCCGCAGCGGGTCGGCATCACCGACTGGCTCCCCGGGCAAGCCGACCGGCCGATCCACAAGCTGTCGCGGCCCAAACTGCCGGCCGAACTCCCGCTGACGGAAGTGACGCTGGCCGAGGCGCTGAAGGCGGCCGGGTACGCCACCGCGCACGTCGGCAAATGGCACCTCGGCGGCGAGGGATTCGGCCCCAAGGAACAGGGCTTCGACCTCAACATTGCCGGCGACCACACCGGCACCCCGATCAGCTACTTCGCCCCGTTCCGCAACAAGCAGCGGTTCATGCCGGGGTTGGAAGTCGCCCCCGACGGCGAATACCTGACCGACCGGCTAACAGCCGAGGCAATCAAGTTCATCGAAGCCAACAAGGACCGCCCGTTCTTCCTGTACCTTCCGCACTACGCCGTCCACACTCCCCTCCGCGGGAAGAAGGAACTCGTCGAGAAGTACAAGGCCCGGGGCCACGGCTCACAGGGCAACCCGGTGTACGCCGCGATGGTCGAGAGCATGGACGAGAGTGTCGGCCGCGTCCTCAAGGCGCTGGACGATTTGAAACTCGCGGACAACACATGCGTGATTTTCACCTCCGACAACGGCGGTCTGGCCACGCTCGAAGGGATGCCGGCCGCGTCGACCTTCAACGGGCCGCTCCGCGAGGGCAAGGGGTACTTGTACGAGGGCGGCGTCCGCGTCCCGCTGATCGTCCGAGGGCCGGGAGTCGGGAAAGCGGGTTCCGCGACGGACACGGTCACCTCCAGCATCGACGTCTTCCCGACCGTTCTCGACGTATGCGGGGTGAAGTCCGACGCCAAGCCGGACGGGCTCAGCCTGACGACCGTACTCAAGGGCGACGCCCGCACGCTCGCGCGGGACGCGATCTACTGGCACTACCCGCACTACGCGAATCAAGGCAGCAAGCCGGGCGGCGCGGTCCGGGCCGGCGACTACAAGCTGGTCGAGTATTACGAGAACGGCCGTCGCGAGCTGTTCAACGTGAAGCAAGACTTGAGTGAGTCCCGGAACCTGAGCGCGGACAAGCCGGATGTGGTGAAGGATCTGGCCGCGAAGTTGGCCGCGTGGCGGACCGAGGTCGGCGCGAAGATGCCGACGCCGAACCCCGACTACCACCCCAACCCCCAAGCGGCGGACGGGACCGTGACGCTGCACGCGCGGTCGGCCGAGGTCCACGGCGTGATGCTCCGGTACGAACCGCTCCCGCACAAGGACACGCTCGGCTTCTGGGTCAACCCGAAGGACTTTGCGACGTGGGAATTCGAGTTGTCGAAGCCCGGCACGTTCACGGTCGAGGTGTTACAAGGCTGCGGCAAGGGCAGCGGCGGGAGCGAGGTCGAGGTCTCGTCGGGCGACGCGAAGTTCACCTTCGTCGTGAAGGAAACCGGCGGGTTCCAGACGTTCGAGGCCCGCGAGGTCGGCACACTCGCGTTCGACAAGCCGGGCCGGCACACGCTGACCGTCACGCCGGTCAAGAAGCCCGGCGCGGCCGTCATGGACGTGCGGCAGGTGGTGCTGAAGCCGGGGAAGTGA
- a CDS encoding DUF6370 family protein, which produces MMKKILALVVGVTALAFAAGAFAEDKKPETKTLEGKLVCTKCELKETPKCGHCLLVKDGDKEVKYYISDKGGAEKYHGKVCQEPKDAKVTGKIGEKDGKKTISDAKVEIKE; this is translated from the coding sequence ATGATGAAGAAGATCCTGGCCCTCGTCGTGGGCGTCACCGCCCTCGCCTTCGCCGCCGGCGCTTTCGCCGAGGACAAGAAGCCCGAAACGAAGACCCTCGAAGGCAAGCTCGTTTGCACCAAGTGCGAGCTGAAGGAAACGCCGAAGTGCGGTCACTGCCTGCTCGTCAAGGACGGCGACAAGGAAGTGAAGTACTACATCAGCGACAAGGGCGGCGCCGAGAAGTACCACGGCAAGGTCTGCCAAGAGCCCAAGGACGCCAAGGTCACGGGCAAGATCGGCGAAAAAGACGGCAAGAAGACGATCAGCGACGCCAAGGTCGAAATCAAAGAGTAG
- a CDS encoding cytochrome c, with protein MQRKLFALVVGVACLSLTAFAADDKKVPSIKEIMKKGHQGTKSLLSGIKAEVKGEKWDEASTNAKLLKDFGEALGQNKPAKGDEDSWKKLSEKYKTNTAAVADAVEKKDAKATADALGVIGKSCGECHMAHKGK; from the coding sequence ATGCAGCGGAAACTATTCGCTCTGGTCGTGGGTGTGGCGTGCCTGTCGTTGACGGCCTTTGCGGCCGACGACAAGAAGGTTCCGTCGATCAAAGAAATTATGAAAAAGGGCCACCAAGGAACGAAGTCGTTGTTGAGCGGTATCAAGGCCGAAGTCAAAGGCGAGAAGTGGGACGAAGCAAGCACCAACGCCAAACTCCTCAAGGATTTCGGCGAAGCCCTCGGCCAGAACAAACCGGCCAAGGGTGACGAAGACAGCTGGAAAAAGCTGTCCGAGAAGTACAAAACCAACACGGCGGCCGTGGCCGACGCCGTCGAGAAGAAGGACGCCAAGGCGACGGCGGACGCCCTCGGTGTCATCGGGAAGTCGTGCGGCGAGTGCCACATGGCTCACAAAGGCAAGTAA
- the argB gene encoding acetylglutamate kinase: MNTHPSPPETLVRAATRARALRGRTVVVKLGGSAMEEPAALRGTLESVVALQTLGVRLVLVHGGGKPIDRAMAAAGLSPRKVQGRRYTDDATLEVVVRVLRDEINAEVVKALRDLGGRAAGLHTGPAQPLFGRKLLLPGTDGGPIDLGRVGTVTRTDTSLLTEYLDAGFIPVVPSLAISDEDGGWLNVNADTAAGAAGGSLRADSVAFLTDTPGVLRDVSDPDSLFARLTRTDCRRLIAEGVIAGGMLPKIEACFDALDAGAGRTQILDGRQPHALLGEFVSDHPTGTEIVN, from the coding sequence ATGAATACCCATCCGTCACCGCCGGAAACCCTCGTCCGGGCCGCCACCCGGGCGCGGGCGCTGCGCGGGCGGACCGTGGTGGTGAAACTCGGCGGCAGCGCGATGGAAGAGCCGGCCGCGCTCCGCGGCACGCTCGAGTCCGTCGTCGCGCTGCAAACCCTCGGTGTCCGGCTCGTGTTGGTCCACGGCGGCGGCAAGCCGATCGACCGGGCGATGGCCGCGGCCGGCCTGTCGCCGCGCAAGGTCCAGGGCCGCCGGTACACGGACGACGCCACCCTCGAGGTCGTCGTCCGCGTCCTGCGGGACGAGATCAACGCCGAGGTCGTGAAGGCGCTCCGCGACCTCGGCGGCCGCGCCGCCGGCCTCCACACCGGGCCGGCCCAACCCCTGTTCGGCCGCAAGCTCCTCCTCCCGGGCACCGACGGCGGGCCGATCGACCTCGGCCGCGTCGGCACCGTGACCCGGACCGACACCTCTCTCCTGACCGAATACCTGGACGCGGGATTCATCCCGGTCGTCCCGTCGCTGGCGATCAGCGACGAGGACGGCGGCTGGCTGAACGTCAACGCGGACACGGCGGCCGGCGCGGCCGGCGGGTCCCTGCGGGCCGACTCGGTCGCGTTCCTGACCGACACGCCCGGCGTCCTCCGGGACGTGAGCGACCCGGACTCGCTGTTCGCCCGGCTGACCCGGACCGACTGCCGGCGGCTGATCGCCGAGGGCGTGATCGCGGGCGGGATGCTGCCGAAGATCGAAGCCTGCTTCGACGCCCTGGACGCCGGGGCCGGCCGCACCCAGATCCTCGACGGCCGGCAACCGCACGCCCTTTTGGGCGAGTTCGTCTCCGACCACCCGACCGGCACCGAAATCGTGAACTAA
- a CDS encoding aspartate aminotransferase family protein encodes MTTATHTSEQVIALAKQYVIGNYTRYPVCLVRGEGSWVWDAEGNRYLDFFPGWGCGILGHCPPRVVAAVQEQVAQLIHVPNTWYTEPQVLLAKALSERTGWGGQCFFCNSGTEANEAAIKLARLNGKPKGKYKIVTMTNSFHGRTMGALSATAQPKYHAGVEPMLPGFLYAPYGDLDAVTKIVDAETCAVMLEPIQGEGGVNLPPAGFLEGLRALCDKNGMLLILDEVQTGMGRTGRWYAHQHWNIVPDIVTLAKAIAGGIALGGLIAKPEVAEKLKPGTHAATFGGNPVAAIAALATIETFETDGLLDRATHVGERFRARFTALKEQCPLVTEVRVKGTMIGLQLAIDGGPIVQKCLDRGLLINCTHQTVIRLLPAVNIPDELIDAGCDIIQEVLLNHQ; translated from the coding sequence ATGACCACCGCCACCCACACGTCCGAACAGGTCATCGCGCTCGCGAAGCAGTACGTCATCGGGAACTACACCCGGTACCCGGTCTGCCTGGTGCGGGGCGAGGGGTCGTGGGTGTGGGACGCCGAGGGGAACCGGTACCTCGACTTCTTCCCGGGCTGGGGGTGCGGCATCCTCGGCCACTGCCCGCCGCGCGTCGTGGCCGCGGTCCAGGAGCAGGTCGCGCAGCTGATTCACGTCCCGAACACCTGGTACACGGAACCCCAGGTGCTGCTCGCCAAGGCGCTGTCCGAGCGGACCGGGTGGGGCGGCCAGTGCTTCTTCTGCAACAGCGGGACCGAGGCGAACGAGGCGGCGATCAAGCTCGCCCGCCTCAACGGCAAGCCGAAGGGGAAGTACAAGATCGTCACGATGACGAACAGCTTCCACGGCCGCACGATGGGCGCGCTCTCGGCGACCGCCCAGCCGAAGTACCACGCGGGCGTCGAGCCGATGCTCCCGGGCTTCCTCTACGCCCCCTACGGCGACCTCGACGCCGTGACCAAGATCGTCGACGCCGAGACGTGCGCGGTCATGCTGGAGCCGATCCAGGGGGAGGGCGGGGTCAACCTCCCGCCGGCCGGGTTCCTCGAAGGGCTCCGCGCCCTGTGCGACAAGAACGGTATGCTCCTCATTTTGGACGAAGTCCAGACGGGCATGGGCCGGACCGGGCGGTGGTATGCCCACCAGCACTGGAACATCGTCCCGGACATCGTGACGCTGGCCAAGGCAATCGCGGGCGGGATCGCCCTGGGTGGGTTGATCGCCAAGCCCGAGGTGGCCGAGAAGCTCAAGCCGGGGACGCACGCGGCGACGTTCGGCGGAAACCCCGTCGCTGCGATCGCGGCCCTCGCGACCATCGAGACGTTCGAGACCGACGGTTTGCTCGACCGGGCCACGCACGTCGGCGAACGCTTCAGGGCGCGGTTCACCGCCCTCAAGGAACAATGCCCACTCGTGACCGAGGTCCGCGTGAAGGGCACGATGATCGGCCTCCAGCTCGCCATCGACGGCGGCCCGATCGTGCAGAAGTGTCTGGACCGCGGGCTTCTGATCAATTGCACCCACCAGACCGTGATCCGCCTCCTCCCGGCGGTCAACATCCCGGACGAGCTGATCGACGCCGGGTGTGACATCATTCAAGAAGTCCTCTTAAATCACCAGTAA
- the argF gene encoding ornithine carbamoyltransferase yields the protein MRHFLDLLGVSADDLRHLLAESVRLKAAHARGIPERSLAGKVVALVFEKPSLRTRVSFEAGVAHLGGTSLFFPGNEIGLGWRETHADFVRTMSRFVDCLVLRVFKHETVEKMVEFGSVPVINALSDRSHPCQALADLLTIQELFGSVEGRTVAFIGDGNNVARSLAIGCAKLGARFVLGCPVGYEFDDLFAHEYKTATGKLPPETVHDPVAAVRAADVIYTDVWTSMGQEAEREERLQRFAPFQVNAALMEEAPAHCKVLHCLPAHRGEEITDDVIDGPQSAVFDQAENRMHAQKAILEWLFEPQAARR from the coding sequence ATGCGTCACTTTTTGGACCTGCTCGGTGTGTCGGCCGACGACCTGCGGCACCTGCTGGCCGAATCGGTCCGGCTCAAGGCCGCCCACGCCCGCGGCATCCCCGAGCGGTCGCTGGCTGGCAAGGTGGTCGCCCTGGTGTTCGAGAAGCCGTCGCTGCGGACGCGGGTGAGTTTCGAGGCCGGGGTCGCCCACCTGGGGGGGACGAGTCTGTTCTTCCCGGGGAACGAGATCGGCCTCGGGTGGCGGGAGACGCACGCCGATTTCGTTCGAACGATGAGCCGGTTCGTCGACTGCCTCGTCCTCCGCGTGTTCAAGCACGAAACGGTCGAGAAGATGGTCGAGTTCGGGTCCGTCCCGGTCATCAACGCCCTGTCCGACCGGTCGCACCCGTGCCAGGCGCTGGCCGACCTGCTCACGATCCAGGAGCTATTCGGGTCGGTCGAGGGGCGGACCGTGGCGTTCATCGGCGACGGGAACAACGTCGCCCGGTCGCTCGCGATCGGGTGCGCGAAACTCGGGGCCCGGTTCGTTCTGGGGTGCCCGGTCGGGTACGAATTCGACGACCTGTTCGCCCATGAATACAAGACGGCGACCGGCAAACTCCCGCCGGAGACCGTCCACGACCCGGTCGCCGCGGTCCGCGCCGCGGACGTGATCTACACAGACGTCTGGACGAGCATGGGCCAGGAGGCCGAGCGGGAGGAACGGCTCCAGCGGTTCGCCCCGTTCCAGGTCAACGCCGCCTTGATGGAAGAGGCCCCGGCCCACTGCAAGGTGCTGCACTGCCTCCCCGCCCACCGCGGCGAGGAAATCACGGACGACGTGATCGACGGCCCCCAGAGCGCGGTCTTCGACCAGGCCGAAAACCGCATGCACGCACAGAAGGCGATCCTGGAGTGGCTGTTCGAGCCGCAGGCCGCGCGGCGATAA
- a CDS encoding glycosyltransferase family 4 protein, whose translation MTHQRILIATEAWHPQVNGVVRTLDTTVRTLRGWGHVVDVLEPSSFWTIPVPFYPEIRVCLPRPGRVYDRIRRFRPDDVHISTEGPLGRLVRRYCLNRGWRFSTSYHTRFPEYLAELARVPERWSYHVLRQFHNRAGALMVATPSLQLELKARGFTAPMCRWSRGVDLTLFRPHPHPHGDSPYPRPVLLYVGRVSAEKGIEDFLRLSTPGTKVVVGDGPARADLERRYPAAKFLGYRKGEALAACYAMADLFVFPSKTDTFGLVTIEALACGVPVAAYPVTGPKDIITHDALGALDHDLGAAVERALRTGNRAACIAEGRSYTWENCTRQFLENLVPVRG comes from the coding sequence ATGACACACCAACGCATACTCATCGCGACCGAGGCTTGGCACCCGCAGGTCAACGGTGTCGTCCGCACACTCGACACGACCGTCCGCACGCTCCGCGGTTGGGGGCACGTCGTGGACGTTCTGGAACCCAGTTCGTTTTGGACAATTCCGGTCCCATTTTACCCCGAAATCCGCGTCTGTCTCCCGCGGCCGGGGCGGGTATACGATCGCATCCGCCGGTTCCGCCCGGACGACGTTCACATCTCCACGGAGGGGCCGCTCGGCCGACTGGTTCGCAGATATTGTCTCAATCGCGGGTGGCGATTCAGCACGTCGTACCACACCCGATTCCCCGAATACCTCGCCGAGCTGGCGCGGGTGCCCGAGCGGTGGAGTTATCACGTCCTCCGCCAGTTCCACAATCGGGCCGGGGCGCTCATGGTCGCGACGCCCAGCCTGCAACTCGAACTCAAGGCCCGCGGCTTCACCGCCCCGATGTGCCGGTGGTCCCGCGGGGTCGATCTGACTCTATTCCGCCCGCACCCCCACCCGCACGGGGATTCGCCTTATCCGCGGCCGGTCCTGCTGTACGTCGGCCGGGTGTCGGCCGAGAAGGGCATCGAGGACTTCCTGCGGCTGTCCACGCCGGGCACGAAAGTGGTCGTCGGCGACGGCCCGGCCCGGGCGGACCTGGAGCGTCGCTACCCCGCCGCGAAGTTTCTCGGGTATCGCAAGGGAGAAGCGCTCGCCGCGTGTTACGCGATGGCCGATCTGTTCGTCTTCCCGAGCAAGACGGACACGTTCGGACTGGTGACGATCGAGGCGCTGGCGTGCGGCGTCCCCGTCGCCGCCTACCCGGTGACGGGTCCGAAGGACATCATCACCCACGACGCCCTGGGCGCCCTCGACCACGACCTCGGCGCGGCCGTCGAGCGAGCGCTACGGACCGGCAACCGGGCCGCGTGCATTGCCGAAGGGCGGTCGTACACCTGGGAGAACTGCACGCGGCAATTCTTGGAGAACCTGGTGCCGGTGCGGGGCTGA